In Aythya fuligula isolate bAytFul2 chromosome 25, bAytFul2.pri, whole genome shotgun sequence, a single genomic region encodes these proteins:
- the YOD1 gene encoding ubiquitin thioesterase OTU1 yields the protein MLRLRCKARGGSQPLPGLTAHSRLRDMQATLAALTGVPAPAQRLLLGFPPRSLDLSDGERRLGDLGIHSGDTLIVEEDPSKPGADPPAVAKRPMANSVREAVPVLARRVVPADNSCLFTSVYYVVEGGVYDPGCAPEMRSLIAQIVASDPESYCEAVLGKTNREYCDWIRREETWGGAIEVSILSKFYQCEICVVDTQTVRIDRFGEDAGYTKRVLLIYDGIHYDPLERRIPDSDVPPQTIFSTTDDVVLAQALELADEARRKRQFTDVNRFTLRCMVCQKGLTGQVEAREHAKETGHTNFGEV from the exons ATGCTGCGGCTGCGCTGCAAGGCCCGGGGCGGCAGCCAGCCGCTGCCCGGCCTCACCGCCCACTCCCGCCTCCGCGACATGCAGGCCACTCTCGCCGCCCTCACCGGCGTCCCCGCCCCGGCCCAGCGCCTCCTCCTCGGCTTCCCCCCGCGGAGCCTCGACCTCAGCGACGGCGAGCGGCGGCTGGGAGACCTCGGCATCCACTCGG GGGACACTCTCATCGTCGAGGAGGATCCATCCAAGCCCGGCGCTGACCCACCTGCAGTTGCAAAAAGACCCATGGCCAACTCAGTCAGGGAAGCGGTGCCGGTGCTGGCGCGGAGGGTGGTGCCGGCAGATAACTCCTGTCTGTTCACCAGCGTGTACTACGTGGTGGAGGGGGGTGTGTACGACCCCGGTTGCGCTCCAGAGATGCGCAGCCTGATAGCGCAGATAGTAGCGAGCGATCCCGAGTCTTACTGTGAGGCCGTGCTAGGGAAAACCAACAGGGAGTACTGCGACTGGATCCGGAGAGAAGAAACCTGGGGAGGAGCCATCGAAGTGTCCATTTTATCCAAGTTCTACCAGTGTGAAATCTGCGTGGTGGACACGCAGACCGTCCGAATCGACCGCTTTGGGGAGGATGCAGGTTACACCAAGCGGGTCCTGTTGATTTACGATGGGATTCACTACGATCCCCTTGAGCGTAGGATCCCCGACTCGGACGTTCCTCCCCAGACCATTTTCTCTACCACTGACGATGTTGTTCTTGCACAAGCCTTGGAGTTAGCAGATGAAGCCCGACGGAAGAGGCAGTTTACCGACGTGAACCGCTTTACGCTGCGCTGCATGGTGTGCCAGAAGGGACTGACAGGACAAGTGGAAGCCAGAGAACACGCCAAGGAGACGGGACACACCAACTTCGGGGAAGTGTGA